One region of Armigeres subalbatus isolate Guangzhou_Male chromosome 3, GZ_Asu_2, whole genome shotgun sequence genomic DNA includes:
- the LOC134220825 gene encoding protein tumorous imaginal discs, mitochondrial-like isoform X1 produces MSPRILAELAVPLHDRSGLVGSKNGSAVSTNMVDMCPKCKILRSKHQDRNVPVLRQMYIKYPCLNCACNGQVVQQKRVTIPVPAGVDDGQTVRSKELSITFNVWKSRYFRRHVSSNSSTNSTSS; encoded by the exons ATGTCCCCAAGAATTCTCGCAGAACTGGCAGTTCCGCTGCACGATCGATCCGGACTAGTTGGTTCGAAAAAT GGGTCCGCGGTGTCAACAAACATGGTGGATATGTGCCCTAAATGTAAGATCTTGCGATCCAAGCACCAAGACCGGAATGTGCCAGTACTGCGACAGATGTACATTAAATATCCATGCCTGAACTGCGCCTGCAACGGGCAGGTGGTTCAGCAGAAGCGGGTGACCATCCCAGTGCCGGCTGGCGTTGATGATGGACAGACGGTACGAAGCAAGGAGCTGTCCATTACATTCAA CGTATGGAAGAGTCGCTACTTCCGCCGACACGTTTCATCtaattcttcaacaaattccACATCATCGTAA
- the LOC134220825 gene encoding protein tumorous imaginal discs, mitochondrial-like isoform X2 produces the protein MVDMCPKCKILRSKHQDRNVPVLRQMYIKYPCLNCACNGQVVQQKRVTIPVPAGVDDGQTVRSKELSITFNVWKSRYFRRHVSSNSSTNSTSS, from the exons ATGGTGGATATGTGCCCTAAATGTAAGATCTTGCGATCCAAGCACCAAGACCGGAATGTGCCAGTACTGCGACAGATGTACATTAAATATCCATGCCTGAACTGCGCCTGCAACGGGCAGGTGGTTCAGCAGAAGCGGGTGACCATCCCAGTGCCGGCTGGCGTTGATGATGGACAGACGGTACGAAGCAAGGAGCTGTCCATTACATTCAA CGTATGGAAGAGTCGCTACTTCCGCCGACACGTTTCATCtaattcttcaacaaattccACATCATCGTAA